A genomic region of Pseudopipra pipra isolate bDixPip1 chromosome W, bDixPip1.hap1, whole genome shotgun sequence contains the following coding sequences:
- the LOC135405577 gene encoding BTB/POZ domain-containing protein KCTD9-like: protein MGFTPKAEIKSVFLIVFGVVLPALSDSCLCQCANLPGVKMLRSNAEGASLKGCNSEDPSGLQANLEGATLKGVAMEGSQMTGINLRVATLRNTKLKNCNLRGATLAGTDLENCDLSGCDLQEANLRGSDVKGAISEEMLTPLHMSQSVR from the exons ATGGGATTTACtcccaaagcagaaattaaaagtgTCTTCTTGATTGTCTTTGGTGTTGTTCTTCCAGCTCTCAGTGACTCCTGTCTGTGCCAGTGTGCCAACCTGCCAGGGGTGAAGATGCTGCGCTCCAACGCAGAGGGAGCGTCCCTGAAAGGCTGCAACTCTGAGGACCCATCAGGCCTTCAAGCTAATCTGGAAG GTGCCACCCTGAAAGGAGTGGCCATGGAGGGCAGTCAGATGACTGGAATTAACCTCCGAGTTGCAACGCTGAGAAACACCAAACTAAAGAACTGTAACCTCAGGGGAGCAACGTTGGCAGGAACTGATTTGGAA aaTTGTGACCTATCAGGTTGTGACCTCCAGGAAGCCAATTTGAGGGGCTCTGATGTGAAAGGAGCCATCTCTGAAGAGATGCTGACCCCCCTGCACATGTCCCAGAGCGTCAGATAG